In Bacillus sp. Cs-700, one genomic interval encodes:
- a CDS encoding aminoglycoside phosphotransferase family protein produces the protein MKLGNPIAAGNTAKIYSVQNQIVKVFRKDLPDGTSSYEAEKQRYALSKGLPVPKIIDVTKIDGRQAIIMEEISGRTLGERLLENKNLARYFMEMSVNIQQTIHRINADAFEPMNEKLTRQIGTAEHLSRSQKTALLFKLSGMPVRKQLCHGDFHLFNLIMGDHVTILDWVDASAGDSRADVYRTYLLYTQFSSELAELYLHLYCMKTGASKEEIMEWAPIIAGARLSEGVLTEDTGRLLEIVDQLRLRR, from the coding sequence ATGAAGCTAGGAAATCCAATTGCTGCTGGAAATACAGCGAAAATCTATTCTGTTCAAAATCAAATTGTGAAGGTATTCCGAAAAGACCTTCCTGATGGAACCTCTTCCTATGAAGCTGAGAAGCAGCGTTACGCCTTATCAAAAGGTCTTCCGGTCCCTAAAATTATTGATGTAACGAAAATAGACGGTAGACAGGCAATCATCATGGAAGAAATTAGCGGTCGCACGTTAGGCGAACGTCTTTTAGAGAATAAGAATTTAGCACGTTATTTTATGGAGATGTCAGTTAACATTCAACAAACCATTCATCGGATCAACGCCGATGCGTTTGAACCGATGAATGAAAAGCTTACACGCCAAATAGGTACAGCGGAACATTTAAGTCGATCTCAAAAAACAGCATTACTCTTTAAATTAAGTGGAATGCCAGTCAGGAAGCAGCTTTGCCATGGTGATTTTCATCTGTTTAATTTGATCATGGGCGATCATGTGACGATTCTTGATTGGGTTGATGCAAGTGCGGGGGATAGCCGAGCAGACGTTTATAGAACGTATCTATTATATACTCAATTTTCAAGTGAGTTAGCGGAACTGTATTTACATCTCTATTGCATGAAAACCGGCGCATCAAAAGAAGAAATCATGGAGTGGGCACCGATTATTGCTGGTGCACGGTTATCGGAAGGAGTATTAACAGAAGACACTGGTCGCTTATTAGAGATTGTAGATCAGTTAAGGCTAAGAAGATAA
- a CDS encoding DUF6886 family protein — protein sequence MRIFHVSEEDDIHEFQPRIPTRQDLDQSKGLVWAVNETCLPNFLTPRNCPRVCFHVAPNTSDADKQTYLSSSCQHAVVIENRWFETITKTKLYLYEFDPIHFKLQDDNAGYYVSDTAQVPINKIKIDHPIQELFRRQVEVRFVDQLWDIHDKIQHTSFHWSLCRMKFAAPRR from the coding sequence TTGCGCATTTTTCATGTTAGTGAAGAAGACGATATTCATGAATTTCAGCCAAGAATTCCTACGCGTCAAGATCTTGACCAATCAAAAGGGCTCGTATGGGCGGTTAATGAAACCTGTTTACCGAACTTTTTAACACCACGAAATTGTCCGCGCGTTTGCTTTCATGTTGCGCCAAATACGTCAGATGCAGATAAGCAAACGTATTTATCTTCGAGCTGTCAACATGCTGTAGTTATTGAAAATAGATGGTTTGAAACGATAACGAAAACAAAACTTTATTTATATGAGTTCGATCCGATCCACTTTAAACTACAAGACGACAATGCTGGCTACTATGTGAGTGATACAGCTCAAGTTCCAATCAATAAGATTAAGATTGATCATCCTATTCAGGAGTTATTTCGTCGTCAGGTAGAGGTGAGATTCGTTGATCAGCTGTGGGATATACATGATAAGATCCAACATACATCATTTCATTGGTCATTATGTCGGATGAAGTTTGCCGCTCCGAGGAGATAA
- the cotE gene encoding outer spore coat protein CotE, which produces MSEEYNYREIFAKAVCGKGRKFTQDTNTVTPTHKPSSILGCWIINNQFTAKKHGDCVRIDGSYDINIWYSYSHNTKTEVVTETVKYHEEIPLRYKDKDCVADEVVAKAIQEPNCLEATIAPSGHKVIVQVEREFLVEVIGETKICVYVNPDGCEDDDDDWDYDVDDEEFEDLDPNFLIGDLEE; this is translated from the coding sequence ATGTCAGAAGAATATAATTACAGAGAGATATTCGCCAAAGCTGTTTGCGGAAAAGGGCGTAAATTTACACAGGATACAAACACAGTAACACCAACTCATAAGCCTTCTAGTATTCTGGGTTGTTGGATTATTAACAATCAATTCACTGCCAAGAAGCATGGTGACTGTGTGAGGATTGATGGCTCTTATGACATTAACATTTGGTACTCTTACAGCCACAATACGAAAACAGAAGTCGTAACCGAAACCGTTAAGTACCATGAAGAAATCCCTCTTCGCTACAAAGACAAAGACTGTGTTGCTGATGAAGTTGTTGCAAAAGCGATTCAGGAGCCTAACTGTCTCGAAGCTACCATTGCGCCGAGCGGTCATAAGGTGATTGTACAAGTGGAAAGAGAATTTCTTGTAGAAGTTATCGGCGAAACGAAGATTTGCGTTTACGTAAATCCAGATGGCTGTGAAGACGATGACGATGATTGGGATTACGATGTAGATGATGAAGAGTTTGAAGATTTAGATCCGAACTTCTTAATTGGTGATCTAGAGGAATAG